One part of the Klebsiella sp. RIT-PI-d genome encodes these proteins:
- the trkA gene encoding Trk system potassium transporter TrkA, whose protein sequence is MKIIILGAGQVGGTLAENLVGENNDITVVDTNGERLRILQDKFDLRVVQGHGSHPRVLREAGADDADMLVAVTSSDETNMVACQVAYSLFNTPNRIARIRAPDYVRDAEKLFHSEAVPIDHLIAPEQLVIDSIYRLIEYPGALQVVNFAEGMVSLAVVKAYYGGPLVGNALSTMREHMPHIDTRVAAIFRHDRPIRPQGSTIVEAGDEVFFIAASQNIRAVMSELQRLEKPYKRIMLVGGGNIGAGLAQRLEKDYSVKLIERDQQRAAELAEKLQNTVVFFGDASDQELLAEEHIDQVDLFIAVTNDDEANIMSAMLAKRMGAKKVMVLIQRRAYVDLVQGSVIDIAISPQQATISALLSHVRKADIVGVSSLRRGVAEAIEAVAHGDESTSRVVGRVIDDIKLPPGTIIGAVVRGNDVMIANDNLRIEQGDHVIMFLTDKKFITDVERLFQPSPFFL, encoded by the coding sequence ATGAAAATTATTATTCTGGGTGCAGGGCAGGTCGGCGGTACGCTGGCAGAAAACCTCGTCGGGGAAAATAACGATATTACCGTCGTGGATACGAATGGTGAACGTCTGCGCATACTACAGGATAAGTTTGATTTGCGCGTAGTTCAGGGGCACGGCTCGCATCCTCGGGTACTGCGGGAAGCAGGCGCGGACGATGCAGATATGCTGGTCGCCGTGACCAGTTCAGATGAAACCAATATGGTCGCGTGCCAGGTTGCCTACTCACTATTCAATACCCCAAACCGTATTGCCCGCATTCGTGCTCCGGACTATGTACGCGATGCTGAAAAATTGTTTCACTCTGAAGCCGTGCCTATCGATCACCTGATTGCCCCTGAGCAACTGGTCATCGACAGTATTTATCGTCTGATCGAATACCCTGGTGCATTACAAGTAGTCAATTTTGCTGAGGGGATGGTCAGTCTGGCAGTCGTAAAAGCCTATTATGGCGGCCCGCTGGTGGGAAACGCGTTATCAACTATGCGTGAGCATATGCCGCATATCGATACGCGCGTAGCGGCTATTTTCCGTCACGATCGTCCCATTCGTCCTCAGGGTTCAACTATTGTGGAAGCAGGTGATGAAGTATTTTTCATTGCGGCATCACAGAACATCCGCGCAGTGATGAGTGAATTACAACGACTGGAAAAACCGTATAAACGCATCATGCTGGTGGGCGGGGGAAATATTGGCGCGGGGCTGGCGCAGCGTCTGGAAAAAGATTACAGCGTTAAACTAATCGAGCGGGATCAACAACGGGCCGCAGAGCTGGCTGAAAAACTGCAAAATACCGTGGTCTTTTTTGGTGATGCATCGGATCAGGAGCTGCTGGCAGAAGAGCATATCGATCAAGTGGATCTTTTTATTGCCGTAACCAATGATGATGAAGCAAATATCATGTCGGCCATGCTGGCTAAACGCATGGGCGCTAAAAAAGTCATGGTACTGATCCAGAGGCGGGCCTATGTCGATTTAGTCCAGGGCAGCGTAATTGATATCGCCATTTCCCCGCAACAGGCGACTATCTCGGCTCTACTGAGTCACGTTCGTAAAGCCGATATCGTAGGCGTTTCTTCTCTGCGACGGGGCGTCGCTGAAGCTATCGAAGCTGTAGCACATGGCGATGAAAGCACCTCACGCGTTGTAGGCCGCGTTATCGATGATATCAAATTACCGCCGGGCACTATCATAGGCGCTGTAGTCCGCGGCAACGACGTGATGATCGCTAATGATAATCTGCGTATTGAACAGGGCGATCACGTTATTATGTTTTTGACTGATAAAAAATTTATTACTGACGTTGAGCGCCTTTTTCAGCCCAGCCCCTTCTTTTTATAA